From a single Streptomyces sp. NBC_00377 genomic region:
- a CDS encoding putative PEP-binding protein, with amino-acid sequence MSVTDRGAGPLAQSGGPLAPAAAPGTPVAPEARVVSAASAASAPPGRILVPYGQGRSRGLDADELGTHGAAMDRLVALGLPVVPGLTVPAGAAASLCATDTAEAAVELVEQLAGRHIGDPARPLLLRLSASAPTEIAGLPPDLPCLGAAPARADDLCAVIGREDALYDVWAATVRMIAEYALDVPGDLLDDALLDTPGARARVEVLLSLVAEHGSRPFPDDPAQQLALAARALLARWDSPRARRSRRAQRLPAELAVALHVQALRIGPADHSGYGTAVSRDPETGRLSPRGSFFRGVRRSAPPPHAGEPLDRLAGGTALLEHSLLTLERHLRAPVSVDFEVRDDEISLLAASAQPRPPLRASVCLAADLARDGALGREEAVGRITPAQVQELLHPQLRLTGGEELLVQGLPASPGAAAGAVVLSSERALELAAEGTRVVLVAAETTPADVPGMLASAAVLTGSGGIASHAAVVARGAGRPAVCGAEGLRVDRATGTVHFGERIVREGDPVSLDGRTGAVYAGTLSVSVAGPPPELSTLLGWADGVRRLGVRVNADTAAEVETALALGAEGVGLCRTEHQFLGERLPLIRRVLLAADPAAREDALRALEHAQHEDFTALLTAVGDRPVTVRLLDAPLHEFLPAPGQALDAAEEQRAESLREANPMLGLRGVRLALLHERLYPAQAEALFTAWAEVAATGPRPELEVMIPLVSLPEELAAAAAYVRAAAEAVAARTGVEVPYRLGTMIETPRAALLAGELAEHAEFFSFGTNDLTQLTYGFSRDDVERQVLAAYQERGFLTASPFARLDPHGVGALVALAAGRAREVRPGIKLGVCGEHGGDPESIAFCDGLGLDYVSCSAHRVPVARMAAAHSALRVRRDEGGERHDDGGSAP; translated from the coding sequence TTGAGCGTCACCGACCGCGGGGCGGGTCCGCTCGCCCAGTCCGGCGGGCCCCTCGCGCCCGCCGCCGCCCCCGGGACCCCCGTCGCCCCGGAAGCCCGCGTTGTCTCAGCGGCCTCAGCGGCCTCAGCGCCCCCCGGACGCATCCTGGTGCCCTACGGGCAGGGACGGAGCCGGGGCCTCGACGCCGACGAGCTGGGCACGCACGGCGCGGCGATGGACCGGCTGGTCGCCCTCGGCCTGCCGGTCGTGCCCGGGCTCACCGTGCCGGCCGGCGCGGCCGCTTCGCTGTGCGCGACCGACACCGCCGAGGCCGCCGTGGAACTGGTCGAACAGCTCGCGGGGCGGCACATCGGGGACCCGGCCCGGCCGCTGCTGCTGCGCCTGTCGGCGAGCGCGCCGACCGAGATCGCCGGACTGCCCCCGGACCTGCCCTGTCTCGGAGCCGCCCCGGCGCGTGCCGACGACCTGTGCGCCGTCATCGGGCGCGAGGACGCGCTGTACGACGTGTGGGCCGCCACCGTGCGCATGATCGCCGAGTACGCGCTCGACGTGCCCGGCGACCTGCTCGACGACGCCCTCCTGGACACTCCCGGAGCACGGGCACGGGTGGAGGTGCTGCTGTCCCTGGTGGCCGAGCACGGCTCCCGGCCCTTCCCCGACGACCCCGCGCAGCAGCTCGCGCTGGCCGCCCGCGCCCTCCTCGCCCGGTGGGACTCACCGCGCGCGAGGAGGTCCCGCAGGGCCCAGCGCCTGCCCGCCGAACTGGCCGTCGCCCTGCATGTGCAGGCCCTGCGCATCGGCCCGGCGGACCACTCGGGTTACGGCACGGCCGTCAGCCGCGACCCGGAGACCGGACGTCTCTCCCCGCGCGGCTCCTTCTTCCGCGGAGTGCGCCGCAGCGCCCCGCCGCCGCACGCGGGCGAGCCACTGGACCGGCTCGCGGGCGGCACCGCGCTGCTCGAGCACTCCCTGCTCACCCTGGAGCGGCATCTGCGCGCACCCGTGTCGGTCGACTTCGAGGTGCGCGACGACGAGATCTCCCTGCTCGCGGCCTCGGCGCAGCCGCGCCCGCCGCTTCGGGCGTCGGTCTGTCTGGCGGCGGACCTGGCCCGGGACGGGGCACTCGGCCGCGAGGAGGCCGTAGGGCGGATCACCCCCGCGCAGGTGCAGGAACTCCTGCACCCCCAGCTCCGGCTGACCGGCGGTGAGGAGCTCCTGGTGCAGGGGCTTCCGGCGTCGCCGGGGGCGGCGGCCGGAGCGGTCGTGCTGTCCAGTGAACGCGCCCTCGAACTGGCCGCCGAGGGCACTCGCGTCGTGCTCGTGGCCGCCGAGACGACGCCGGCGGACGTCCCCGGGATGCTGGCCTCCGCCGCCGTGCTGACCGGCAGCGGAGGCATCGCCTCGCACGCCGCCGTGGTGGCGCGGGGCGCGGGCAGGCCCGCGGTGTGCGGTGCCGAGGGGCTGCGGGTGGACCGGGCCACGGGGACGGTCCACTTCGGCGAGCGCATCGTGCGTGAGGGCGACCCGGTCTCGCTCGACGGCCGTACCGGCGCCGTCTACGCGGGGACGCTGAGCGTCAGTGTGGCCGGACCACCGCCCGAGCTGTCCACCCTGCTGGGATGGGCCGACGGCGTGCGCCGGCTGGGCGTGCGGGTCAACGCCGACACGGCCGCCGAGGTGGAGACGGCCCTCGCGCTGGGCGCGGAGGGAGTCGGGCTGTGCCGTACGGAACACCAGTTCCTCGGCGAACGGTTGCCGCTGATCCGCCGGGTGCTCCTGGCTGCCGACCCGGCCGCCCGTGAGGACGCGCTGCGGGCGCTGGAGCACGCCCAGCACGAGGACTTCACGGCACTGCTGACCGCCGTGGGCGACCGCCCGGTGACCGTGCGCCTGCTCGACGCCCCGCTGCACGAGTTCCTGCCTGCCCCCGGGCAGGCCCTGGACGCGGCCGAGGAGCAGCGGGCCGAATCGCTTCGCGAGGCGAACCCGATGCTCGGGCTGCGCGGGGTGCGGCTGGCGCTGCTGCACGAGCGCCTCTACCCGGCGCAGGCCGAGGCGCTGTTCACCGCGTGGGCCGAGGTCGCCGCCACCGGCCCGCGGCCGGAGCTCGAGGTGATGATCCCGCTCGTCAGCCTGCCGGAGGAACTGGCGGCCGCGGCCGCCTACGTCCGCGCTGCCGCGGAAGCCGTCGCCGCCCGCACGGGTGTGGAGGTGCCGTACCGGCTCGGCACGATGATCGAGACCCCGAGGGCCGCGCTGCTGGCCGGCGAACTCGCCGAGCACGCCGAGTTCTTCTCCTTCGGCACCAACGACCTCACCCAGCTGACCTACGGGTTCTCCCGGGACGACGTCGAGCGCCAGGTGCTCGCCGCCTACCAGGAGCGCGGGTTCCTGACCGCCAGTCCGTTCGCCCGGCTCGACCCGCACGGGGTCGGCGCCCTGGTCGCCCTGGCGGCCGGGCGGGCCCGGGAGGTACGGCCCGGCATCAAGCTGGGCGTGTGCGGTGAGCACGGCGGGGATCCCGAGTCCATCGCGTTCTGCGACGGCCTCGGCCTCGACTACGTGTCCTGTTCCGCGCACCGGGTGCCGGTGGCGCGGATGGCGGCCGCGCACAGTGCCCTGCGGGTACGGCGGGATGAGGGCGGGGAGCGGCACGACGACGGCGGGAGCGCACCATGA
- a CDS encoding acyl-CoA dehydrogenase family protein produces MTSTVTDGTALSETELEDVRETVRSVCADAGGTAAVRRLREEAPGVDAALWDALGRQVGLAALGLPGSAGGMGGLAGIAVVCEELGRTLAPVPLLSSTVLAGQVLAGCGTADKALAALAAGTVHALAAVAPDGVWRADAVPVAVSWQGSVPLLDGTAPFVLDGADAEALVVAAAGADGVDLFLADPRGPGVTVRRVPTLDLSRGQAVVAFHGARVRALTAGGEGAEVVSRALDVALVALAAEQLGGAQAALDMTVAHVRDRTQFGRAIGGFQAVKHACADMLLQVEAARSAVVRAVRADGSPQALAEAAAVAQAWCCEAFVSVAAECVQLHGGMGFTWEHDAHLFFRRAQSDAVLLGGAAHHRERLAGLLGW; encoded by the coding sequence ATGACGAGCACCGTGACCGACGGCACGGCTCTTTCGGAGACCGAGCTGGAGGATGTGCGCGAGACGGTTCGGTCGGTGTGCGCGGACGCGGGCGGCACCGCCGCGGTGCGCCGGCTGCGCGAGGAGGCCCCCGGCGTCGACGCCGCGCTGTGGGACGCCCTCGGCCGGCAGGTCGGTCTCGCGGCCCTGGGCCTGCCCGGGTCGGCGGGAGGCATGGGCGGCCTCGCCGGGATCGCCGTCGTCTGTGAGGAGCTCGGCAGGACCCTGGCCCCCGTGCCCCTGCTGTCCTCCACCGTGCTGGCCGGTCAGGTGCTGGCCGGCTGCGGTACGGCCGACAAGGCGCTGGCCGCACTGGCCGCGGGCACTGTGCACGCGCTGGCTGCCGTCGCACCCGACGGCGTCTGGCGGGCCGACGCCGTGCCCGTGGCCGTCTCCTGGCAGGGCAGTGTCCCGCTGCTGGACGGCACGGCGCCGTTCGTCCTCGACGGCGCGGACGCCGAGGCGCTGGTGGTGGCCGCGGCCGGCGCCGACGGTGTGGACCTCTTTCTGGCCGACCCGCGCGGGCCGGGCGTGACGGTGCGCCGGGTGCCCACCCTGGACCTCAGCCGGGGCCAGGCGGTGGTCGCCTTCCACGGCGCCCGGGTGCGGGCACTGACCGCCGGCGGCGAAGGGGCCGAGGTCGTCTCCCGCGCCCTGGACGTGGCCCTGGTGGCACTGGCGGCCGAGCAACTGGGCGGAGCGCAGGCCGCGTTGGACATGACGGTGGCCCATGTGCGCGACCGTACCCAGTTCGGCCGGGCCATCGGCGGCTTCCAGGCGGTCAAGCACGCCTGCGCGGACATGCTGCTCCAGGTGGAGGCCGCACGGTCGGCCGTGGTGCGCGCGGTCCGGGCCGACGGGTCGCCGCAAGCGCTGGCCGAGGCGGCGGCGGTGGCGCAGGCGTGGTGCTGCGAGGCGTTCGTCTCCGTCGCCGCCGAGTGCGTGCAGCTGCACGGCGGGATGGGCTTCACCTGGGAGCACGACGCGCACCTGTTCTTCCGGCGCGCCCAGTCCGACGCGGTGCTGCTCGGCGGTGCCGCACACCATCGGGAACGGCTGGCCGGCCTGCTCGGCTGGTGA
- a CDS encoding Zn-ribbon domain-containing OB-fold protein, which translates to MTTRLIDESLFENREHRGEGFADGDPPRLAGARCSGCATVVFPRQDSCPRCPDGTMAAHVLPVSGRLWSWTLQAFPPKPPYRAPEGGHRPYHVGYVDLGEVLVEARLAVPRAQIRIGLPVRLTTVPAYRDEDGTDVVTFAFRPERDGER; encoded by the coding sequence ATGACCACCAGACTGATCGACGAGTCGCTGTTCGAGAACCGGGAGCACCGCGGCGAGGGGTTCGCCGACGGGGATCCACCGCGGCTCGCGGGCGCCCGCTGTTCCGGGTGCGCCACCGTCGTCTTCCCCCGGCAGGACTCCTGCCCCAGGTGCCCGGACGGGACCATGGCCGCACACGTGCTGCCGGTGAGCGGGCGGCTGTGGTCGTGGACCCTCCAGGCGTTCCCGCCGAAACCGCCGTACCGGGCCCCGGAGGGCGGACACCGGCCGTACCACGTGGGCTATGTGGACCTCGGCGAGGTGCTGGTCGAGGCTCGGCTGGCGGTGCCCCGCGCCCAGATCCGGATCGGTCTGCCGGTGCGGCTGACCACGGTGCCCGCGTACCGGGACGAGGACGGGACCGACGTGGTGACCTTCGCGTTCCGCCCGGAACGGGACGGGGAGCGATGA
- a CDS encoding thiolase family protein, with amino-acid sequence MSRPDDVYVVGCGMHPFGRDESVTGMDMAERAIRAALADAGVAWEDIGYAAGGSDVSGKPDTLVGRMGLTGVPFVNVQNGCATGASTVLAVANALRAGEASLGLAVGFDKHERGAFHVSAARYGLGDWYAETGMMLTTQFFALKTRRYLYEHGISERALATVAARAFRNGSHHPLAWRRKPLTEQEILDSAEVSPPLTQYMFCSPGQGAAALVLALGDRAFDLCERPVRLASLAFRTRRFGSFEVFSPWLPPGPHHSPSVDAAKAAFRTAGVGPADVRVAQLQDTDSGSELIHLAETGLCGHGEQEELLAAGATDPTGRIPVNTDGGCLAGGEPVGASGLRQFHEVVRQLQGRAPGVQVPGAPRVGFTHVYGAPGISACSVLTV; translated from the coding sequence ATGAGCCGGCCCGACGATGTGTACGTGGTCGGATGCGGGATGCATCCCTTCGGCCGCGACGAGAGCGTCACCGGCATGGACATGGCCGAGCGGGCGATACGCGCGGCCCTGGCCGACGCCGGCGTCGCCTGGGAGGACATCGGCTACGCGGCCGGCGGCTCCGACGTGTCCGGCAAGCCGGACACCCTGGTGGGCAGGATGGGTCTGACCGGAGTGCCGTTCGTCAATGTGCAGAACGGCTGCGCCACCGGTGCCTCCACCGTGCTCGCGGTGGCCAACGCGCTGCGCGCGGGCGAGGCGTCCCTGGGACTGGCGGTGGGCTTCGACAAGCACGAGCGGGGCGCGTTCCACGTCTCCGCGGCCCGCTACGGTCTGGGCGACTGGTACGCCGAGACCGGCATGATGCTGACGACCCAGTTCTTCGCGCTCAAGACCCGGCGCTACCTGTACGAGCACGGGATCTCGGAACGCGCGCTGGCGACGGTCGCCGCGCGGGCCTTCCGCAACGGCTCGCACCATCCCCTGGCCTGGCGGCGCAAACCGCTGACGGAGCAGGAGATCCTGGATTCCGCCGAGGTCAGCCCTCCGCTCACCCAGTACATGTTCTGCTCTCCCGGACAGGGCGCGGCGGCCCTGGTGCTCGCGCTCGGCGACCGTGCGTTCGATCTGTGCGAACGACCGGTCAGGCTGGCGTCGCTGGCCTTCCGCACCCGGCGCTTCGGCTCGTTCGAGGTGTTCTCGCCCTGGCTGCCGCCCGGACCGCACCACAGCCCCAGCGTCGACGCCGCGAAGGCCGCCTTCCGCACGGCGGGGGTGGGGCCGGCGGACGTGCGGGTCGCCCAGTTGCAGGACACCGACAGCGGCTCGGAGCTCATCCACCTCGCGGAGACCGGGCTGTGCGGCCACGGCGAGCAGGAGGAGCTGCTGGCCGCCGGGGCCACCGATCCCACGGGCCGGATACCGGTCAACACCGATGGCGGCTGTCTGGCCGGCGGTGAGCCCGTCGGCGCCTCCGGACTGCGCCAGTTCCACGAGGTGGTACGGCAGTTGCAGGGCCGGGCGCCCGGCGTGCAGGTACCCGGGGCTCCCCGGGTCGGCTTCACCCACGTGTACGGGGCGCCGGGGATCAGCGCGTGCTCCGTGCTGACGGTGTGA
- a CDS encoding SDR family NAD(P)-dependent oxidoreductase, protein MRHEKRTALVTGGARGIGLEIGRQLADLGLRVLVGARRASAAEEGCRAIGPAAFPLALDVTSAASVAEAVRRARDLTGGIDVLVNNAGVSLDGELRPPYVDEDVLRATLDTNLTGAWRVVEAVVPGMVEAGYGRVVNVTSSYGSLSLMDSGRHPAYRISKAALNALTRMLAAELAGTGVLVNAADPGWTRSAMGGPSAPRGPREGADTPVWLATLPEDDGTTGGLFADRRPLPW, encoded by the coding sequence GTGCGGCACGAGAAGAGAACCGCGCTGGTGACGGGCGGGGCGCGCGGGATCGGCCTGGAGATCGGCAGACAGCTTGCGGATCTGGGGCTGCGGGTGCTGGTCGGGGCGCGACGGGCGTCGGCGGCCGAGGAGGGCTGCCGTGCCATCGGTCCGGCGGCGTTCCCGCTGGCGCTGGACGTGACCTCCGCGGCGAGCGTCGCCGAAGCGGTGCGGCGGGCACGGGACCTGACCGGCGGGATCGACGTCCTGGTCAACAACGCGGGAGTGTCGCTGGACGGGGAGCTGCGGCCCCCGTACGTCGACGAGGACGTCCTGCGCGCGACCCTGGACACGAACCTCACGGGCGCCTGGCGTGTCGTGGAGGCCGTCGTCCCGGGCATGGTGGAAGCGGGCTACGGCCGGGTCGTGAACGTCACCAGCTCGTACGGTTCGCTGTCGCTGATGGATTCCGGCCGGCACCCCGCCTACCGGATCTCCAAGGCGGCGCTCAACGCCCTGACCCGTATGCTCGCGGCTGAGCTGGCGGGTACGGGCGTCCTGGTCAATGCCGCCGACCCGGGCTGGACCCGCAGCGCGATGGGCGGCCCGTCCGCCCCGCGCGGCCCGAGGGAAGGCGCGGACACCCCGGTCTGGCTGGCGACCCTTCCCGAGGACGACGGGACGACGGGCGGGCTGTTCGCCGACCGCAGGCCACTGCCCTGGTGA
- a CDS encoding TetR/AcrR family transcriptional regulator: MNAGTGQSAGSMMATTKNGKQPAHRPSRRQHIITAAVRVFGRNGFAESSIQDIADEAQVVPTAVYYHFDGKEELLELAMRRVFDQLNAVVEAARPESEPGDAEGLVRVIDAVWEWVERNPDEARLYQVQVASANGSVKVLRDEFEQRHIQRGYDYLPEGTTRGPRAAKARHAAQALAVRTLISTTMLVTALRAEGGPLSQLPSRSVLEAVRELALRIVAAEQRQAGPAQPVEPAASRT; this comes from the coding sequence GTGAACGCGGGTACCGGGCAGTCGGCAGGGAGCATGATGGCCACCACGAAGAACGGCAAGCAGCCCGCCCACCGGCCTTCGCGGCGGCAGCACATCATCACCGCCGCCGTGCGGGTGTTCGGGCGCAACGGATTCGCCGAGAGCAGCATCCAGGACATCGCCGACGAGGCACAGGTGGTCCCCACGGCCGTCTACTACCACTTCGACGGCAAGGAGGAGCTGCTGGAGCTCGCCATGCGCCGGGTCTTCGACCAGCTGAACGCGGTCGTGGAGGCGGCCCGGCCGGAGTCCGAGCCGGGCGACGCCGAAGGTCTGGTCCGCGTCATCGACGCCGTGTGGGAGTGGGTGGAGCGCAACCCCGACGAGGCCCGGCTCTACCAGGTGCAGGTCGCCTCCGCCAACGGCAGCGTCAAGGTGCTGCGGGACGAGTTCGAGCAGCGGCACATCCAGCGTGGCTACGACTACCTGCCCGAGGGCACCACACGTGGCCCCCGGGCGGCCAAGGCCCGGCACGCGGCCCAGGCCCTCGCCGTGCGCACGCTGATCAGTACGACCATGCTGGTGACCGCGTTGCGGGCAGAGGGCGGACCGCTGTCCCAGCTGCCCTCCCGGTCGGTGCTCGAGGCGGTCAGGGAGCTGGCGCTGCGCATCGTCGCCGCCGAACAGCGCCAGGCCGGGCCCGCGCAGCCGGTGGAACCGGCCGCGTCACGGACCTGA
- a CDS encoding TetR/AcrR family transcriptional regulator — translation MTTSGARAAHRPSRKQWVIEAATELFATQPPDEVTVADIAARAEMTSAAVYYHFSSKDQVLAEAMRAFAASLREQLQTITEAHGPGSDLGAAVTVLLAWMGEHRSAATVFFVSSAGMSQDAEALRQESRTELLEELVRLIRKARASVTDAEAAVIGLGLLALLETAAISQVRGDDVYRSLGHRSFVREVGELAERIADPAA, via the coding sequence ATGACGACATCCGGAGCCCGCGCCGCCCACCGCCCCTCGCGCAAGCAGTGGGTGATCGAGGCGGCCACGGAGTTGTTCGCGACGCAGCCGCCGGACGAGGTGACGGTCGCCGACATCGCCGCGCGGGCCGAGATGACATCGGCCGCGGTGTACTACCACTTCTCCTCCAAGGACCAGGTCCTGGCGGAGGCCATGCGGGCGTTCGCCGCCTCGCTGCGCGAGCAGTTGCAGACGATCACCGAGGCCCACGGGCCCGGCTCGGACCTCGGAGCGGCGGTCACCGTGCTGCTGGCCTGGATGGGCGAACACCGGTCCGCCGCCACCGTGTTCTTCGTGTCGTCGGCCGGCATGAGCCAGGATGCGGAGGCGCTGCGCCAGGAGAGCCGTACGGAGCTGCTGGAGGAGCTGGTGCGGCTGATCCGCAAGGCCCGCGCGTCCGTCACCGACGCCGAGGCGGCGGTGATCGGCCTGGGCCTGCTGGCGCTGCTGGAGACCGCGGCGATCTCGCAGGTCCGGGGCGACGACGTGTACCGCTCGCTCGGGCACCGCTCCTTCGTCCGCGAGGTCGGCGAGCTCGCCGAGCGGATCGCCGACCCGGCCGCGTAG
- a CDS encoding 2-oxo acid dehydrogenase subunit E2, with protein sequence MTDVAVEVLLPKIGLTMQEGTIDEWLVPTGAAVAEGDSLLRLATDKVDVDVEAEAGGLFHPLVPAGATVPAGALIGWLLAEGEQPPRAADAPAAPAPGGAAGTAAMPPPGGLAGAGAAPAFTGTGAARSGGATTPLAVDGATGRLLSSPNARRVASAADVDLTGVRGTGPGGRIVSEDVEDVLAALPEGLVATVPPSGTSSSPLVRKLAKERGIDLAGVNGTGPGGRIRRSDLDAVTPAPVRRTTVPQPGDVLPLTGMRGTIARRMHASLQEMAQLTHGYEVRMDAVVSLRDRLKEEWADGELPVPSLNDFLLKAAALALREHPLLNATVREDGIHLLDAIHLGFAVAVPGGLMVPVIEDAAALPLPEIARRSKALAQAAREGRISPAQLDGATFTVTSLGGYGVDFFTPVINPGNVAILGAGRLRDGVEWREDRPLRTRVLTLSLTFDHRAVDGAPAAEYLRTVGELLSRPLRLLV encoded by the coding sequence GTGACCGACGTGGCGGTCGAGGTTCTGCTGCCGAAGATCGGCCTGACCATGCAGGAAGGCACGATCGACGAATGGCTGGTGCCCACCGGCGCGGCCGTCGCCGAGGGCGACTCGCTGCTGCGCCTGGCCACCGACAAGGTCGACGTGGACGTCGAGGCGGAGGCCGGGGGGCTGTTCCACCCGCTGGTCCCGGCCGGGGCCACCGTGCCCGCCGGAGCACTCATCGGCTGGCTGCTGGCCGAGGGCGAGCAGCCACCGCGGGCGGCGGACGCGCCCGCCGCGCCTGCTCCGGGCGGCGCCGCGGGTACGGCCGCCATGCCGCCCCCCGGCGGCCTGGCCGGCGCGGGCGCCGCACCGGCATTCACCGGCACCGGTGCGGCCCGCTCCGGCGGTGCCACCACGCCGCTCGCCGTCGACGGCGCCACCGGCCGGCTCCTGTCCTCGCCGAACGCCCGGCGGGTCGCCTCGGCCGCCGACGTCGACCTCACCGGCGTACGCGGCACCGGGCCGGGCGGCCGGATCGTCTCCGAGGACGTGGAGGACGTCCTCGCCGCCCTCCCCGAGGGCCTCGTCGCAACGGTCCCGCCGAGCGGGACCTCCTCCTCGCCGCTCGTGCGCAAGCTGGCGAAGGAACGGGGCATCGACCTCGCCGGCGTGAACGGCACCGGCCCGGGCGGCCGGATCCGCCGGTCCGACCTGGACGCCGTCACCCCCGCGCCGGTCCGCCGCACCACCGTCCCGCAGCCCGGCGACGTCCTCCCGCTCACCGGGATGCGCGGCACCATCGCCCGCAGGATGCACGCCAGCCTCCAGGAGATGGCCCAGCTGACGCACGGCTACGAGGTGCGGATGGACGCCGTGGTGTCCCTGCGCGACCGGCTCAAGGAGGAGTGGGCCGACGGCGAACTGCCGGTGCCGAGCCTCAACGACTTCCTGCTGAAGGCGGCCGCCCTGGCCCTGCGCGAGCACCCGCTGCTCAACGCGACCGTGCGGGAGGACGGCATCCATCTGCTCGACGCCATCCACCTGGGCTTCGCGGTGGCCGTTCCCGGCGGCCTCATGGTCCCCGTGATCGAGGACGCGGCGGCCCTGCCGCTGCCCGAGATCGCCCGCCGGTCGAAAGCCCTGGCCCAGGCCGCGCGCGAGGGCCGGATCTCCCCCGCACAGCTGGACGGGGCGACCTTCACCGTCACCTCGCTCGGCGGATACGGCGTCGACTTCTTCACCCCGGTGATCAACCCCGGCAATGTCGCGATCCTCGGGGCGGGCAGGCTCAGGGACGGTGTCGAGTGGCGGGAGGACAGACCGCTGCGGACGCGGGTCCTCACCCTGAGCCTCACCTTCGACCACCGGGCCGTCGACGGGGCGCCCGCCGCCGAATACCTGCGCACGGTCGGCGAGTTGCTGAGCAGGCCCCTGCGTCTGCTGGTGTGA
- a CDS encoding alpha-ketoacid dehydrogenase subunit beta produces the protein MTLTTEAAVGAPAASSRKLSYVKAFNEGLAQAMREDENVFVAGEDVAGYGGVFRMFDNLLDEFGPRRMIDTPISEAALVGLGVGAAARGLRPVVDLMFMDFIGVCLDQIVNQAAKMKYMFGGALSVPLTITTASGAGLGAAAQHSQSLEAWLAHVPGLKVVMPSDAYTAKGLTVSAIRDDNPVVVMLNKVLLGSTGEVPEEIYGIPLGQAHTARQGSDVTVIALGRMVGEALAAADELAAQGVEIEVIDPRTVQPLDTETMFASVRRTNRVLVVHEAVTFGGLGAEIAAQIQDVVFDYLDAPVLRIGAPFSPVPFSPVLEKAYVPDRARIAQGCRRLLERS, from the coding sequence ATGACCCTCACCACCGAAGCCGCGGTCGGCGCCCCGGCCGCCTCCTCCCGCAAGCTGAGCTACGTCAAGGCCTTCAACGAGGGACTCGCGCAGGCCATGCGCGAGGACGAGAACGTCTTCGTCGCCGGCGAGGACGTGGCCGGATACGGCGGCGTGTTCCGCATGTTCGACAACCTGCTCGACGAGTTCGGCCCCCGCCGCATGATCGACACCCCGATCTCCGAAGCCGCCCTCGTCGGCCTCGGCGTGGGAGCCGCCGCCCGGGGCCTGCGCCCCGTCGTCGACCTGATGTTCATGGACTTCATCGGCGTCTGCCTCGACCAGATCGTCAACCAGGCGGCGAAGATGAAGTACATGTTCGGCGGCGCGCTGTCCGTGCCGCTCACCATCACCACCGCCTCCGGAGCGGGCCTCGGCGCCGCCGCCCAGCACAGCCAGAGCCTCGAGGCATGGCTGGCCCATGTGCCCGGTCTGAAGGTGGTGATGCCGAGCGACGCGTACACCGCCAAGGGCCTGACCGTCTCGGCCATCCGCGACGACAACCCGGTCGTCGTGATGCTCAACAAGGTCCTCCTCGGCAGCACGGGCGAGGTGCCCGAGGAGATCTACGGCATCCCGCTGGGCCAGGCGCACACCGCCCGGCAGGGCTCCGACGTCACCGTGATCGCCCTCGGCCGCATGGTGGGGGAGGCCCTCGCGGCGGCCGACGAGCTCGCCGCGCAGGGCGTGGAGATCGAGGTGATCGACCCGCGGACCGTGCAGCCGCTGGACACCGAGACGATGTTCGCCTCCGTGCGCCGCACCAACCGGGTCCTCGTGGTGCACGAGGCCGTCACCTTCGGCGGGCTCGGCGCGGAGATCGCCGCCCAGATCCAGGACGTGGTCTTCGACTACCTGGACGCGCCGGTCCTGCGGATCGGCGCCCCCTTCTCCCCGGTGCCCTTCTCCCCGGTCCTGGAGAAGGCGTACGTACCCGACCGCGCCCGCATCGCCCAGGGCTGCCGGCGTCTCCTCGAAAGGTCGTGA